From Deinococcus humi, the proteins below share one genomic window:
- a CDS encoding flavin reductase family protein: MLSETGTQFFGYYPGTVALVTAEHGSVRNVMAAGWHTALSAQPPLYGVLIGRERATHALVAGSGTFGINFLPATHARAVQGTGVLSLHDLNPAEADKLSRLGLTTLPDAPLALTDAYLYYRCRVIQTVPTGDHDLFVGEVLEVRHDPALYDDRRLFTGQAPVYLGRSSYVKTTQERESYVPESFE; the protein is encoded by the coding sequence ATGCTCAGCGAGACAGGCACGCAGTTTTTCGGCTATTACCCCGGCACGGTGGCGCTGGTCACGGCGGAACATGGCAGCGTCCGCAATGTCATGGCGGCTGGCTGGCACACCGCCCTGAGCGCCCAGCCCCCGCTCTACGGCGTGCTGATCGGCCGGGAGCGGGCCACCCACGCGTTGGTGGCGGGCAGCGGGACTTTCGGAATTAACTTTCTGCCCGCCACCCATGCCAGGGCCGTGCAGGGCACGGGCGTGCTGTCCCTGCACGATCTCAATCCGGCAGAGGCGGACAAGTTGAGCCGGCTGGGCCTGACCACTCTGCCAGACGCGCCGCTGGCGCTGACCGACGCCTATCTGTACTACCGCTGCCGGGTCATTCAGACCGTCCCCACAGGAGACCATGATCTGTTCGTGGGTGAGGTGCTGGAAGTTCGTCACGATCCTGCCCTCTACGATGATCGGAGACTGTTCACCGGCCAGGCCCCAGTCTACCTGGGGCGCAGTTCCTATGTGAAAACCACACAGGAACGTGAGAGTTATGTTCCCGAAAGCTTCGAGTGA
- the rpsL gene encoding 30S ribosomal protein S12, whose translation MPTTQQLIRKGRATLQKKSKVPALKGSPFRRGVCTVVKTTTPKKPNSALRKIARVRLSSGFEVTAYIPGEGHNLQEHSVVLIRGGRVKDLPGVRYHIVRGSLDTQGVKDRNKSRSKYGTKKPKAAKK comes from the coding sequence CTGCCTACCACCCAGCAATTGATCCGTAAGGGGCGTGCCACGCTCCAGAAGAAGAGCAAGGTTCCGGCCCTGAAGGGCAGCCCCTTCCGGCGCGGCGTCTGCACGGTCGTCAAGACCACCACGCCCAAGAAGCCCAACTCGGCGCTGCGGAAGATCGCGCGCGTGCGTCTGTCCAGCGGCTTTGAAGTCACCGCCTACATCCCTGGCGAGGGCCACAACCTGCAGGAACACAGCGTCGTTCTGATTCGCGGCGGACGCGTCAAGGACTTGCCCGGTGTGCGTTACCACATCGTGCGCGGCAGCCTCGACACCCAGGGCGTGAAGGACCGCAACAAGAGCCGGTCCAAGTACGGCACCAAGAAGCCCAAGGCGGCCAAGAAGTAA
- the rpsG gene encoding 30S ribosomal protein S7: protein MARRRRAEVRPLQPDLVYQDVLVSATINRIMEDGKKNLASRIFYGAMKVVQERTGQESLKIFKQAFDNIKPRVEVRSRRVGGSTYQVPVEVSVRRQQSLTLRWMMAAVDSRPERTAIERLAGEIMDAAQGRGGSIKKKDDIERMAEANRAYAHYRW, encoded by the coding sequence ATGGCACGTCGCCGTAGAGCAGAAGTGCGTCCCCTCCAGCCCGATCTGGTGTATCAGGACGTACTGGTCAGCGCCACCATCAACCGCATCATGGAAGACGGCAAGAAGAACCTTGCCAGCCGTATTTTCTACGGAGCCATGAAAGTCGTGCAGGAGCGGACCGGCCAGGAGTCCCTGAAGATCTTCAAGCAGGCCTTCGACAACATCAAGCCGCGCGTGGAAGTTCGCAGCCGCCGCGTCGGGGGCAGCACGTATCAGGTGCCCGTCGAGGTCAGCGTGCGCCGTCAGCAGAGCCTGACCCTGCGCTGGATGATGGCGGCTGTCGACAGCCGTCCTGAGCGCACCGCCATTGAGCGTTTGGCCGGCGAGATTATGGACGCCGCTCAGGGCCGTGGCGGCTCGATCAAGAAGAAAGACGATATCGAGCGCATGGCCGAGGCCAACCGCGCTTACGCGCACTACCGCTGGTAA